Part of the Streptococcaceae bacterium ESL0687 genome is shown below.
AAATAACTGCTTGGTCATCATTGATTTTACCTGGATTAACTAGTACACGAATTTCTCGTCCTGCCTGAATAGCAAAACTTGAATCAACTCCGTCAAAGTTATTTGAAATCTCTTCGAGTTTTTGAAGTCTCTTGATATAGTTTTCAATTGACTCACGACGGGCTCCTGGACGAGCTGCACTTAGGGCATCTGCTGCTGCTACCAATAGGGCAATCACACTTGTTGGCTCCGTATCACCGTGGTGGCTAGCAATGGTATTAATAACAATTGGATTTTCCCTATACTTCTTAGCAAGTTCCACTCCAATTTCAACGTGACTTCCTTCTATCTCATGATCAAGGGCTTTCCCAATGTCATGAAGGAAACCAGCACGCTTAGCCAGGGCTACATTTTCACCCATCTCTCCTGCAAGAGCTCCTGCAAGATTTGCTACTTCAATTGAGTGGTTAAGAACATTTTGTCCATAACTTGTTCTAAAGTGAAGGCGACCCATAATTTTAATAATATCTGGATGGAGGGTATGAGCACCCACCTCAAAGGCTGCCTGCTCACCGTATTCGACGATTTTTTTGTCGATTTCCTTACGGTTTTTTTCAACCAACTCTTCAATTCGAGCCGGATGAATACGGCCGTCCTGGACAAGTTGTTCCAAGGTTAGACGGGCGATTTCCCGTCTAATCGGATCAAATCCTGATAGGACAACCGCTTCAGGTGTATCGTCAATAATGACATCAATCCCTGTTAGAGATTCAAAGGTACGGATATTACGACCTTCACGTCCAATAATCCTACCCTTCATCTCATCATTTGGAAGGCTGACAACTGAGACAGTCTGCTCACTTACAAAATCTCCACTAACCCTTTGCATGGCAAGGGCAAGGATATCTTTAGCACGCTTATCAGCTTCAACAGTAGCCTTCTCTTCACTAGCTCGAACCATCTGAGCTAGATCTCTTGTTAGTGAGTCCTCAGTTTCCTTAAGAACGATATCCCTAGCTTCCACTGTAGAAAGCTTAGCAACCTGCTCTAAGGTCTCCTGTTTAACTGCATCTAACTTCTCTACTTCTCTTTCACGCTGTTTAATTTGTTGCGTTTTTTGCTCAAGATTGTCTTCTTTTGAATCAAGGTTCAATTCCTTTTGAGTCAAGGCATCATCCTTGCGGTCCAATAGCTCTTCCCGCTGTTTTAGACGATTCTCTTGTTTTTTAAGTTCTTGTCGATTTTCTTCAAATTCTTTTTCAATTCTTAAGCGATAATTCTGACCCTCTTCAGTAATTACTAAGCGGGCTTCATTTTTCATATTTTCAGCATCACGCTTAGCAGCGAGGATTAAATCATTAGCTTTACTCTCAGCACTCTCTATCAATGTTTCAGCATCTAGCTGATCTTTATTCAGACGAATGTTGCGCAAGATAAAACCTGCAATCAAACCAATTACAGCGCAAAGGATAGTAGCAATAACACTTACCATCTTGTTACACCTCATTGTTTAAATTTTATACAGAAAAGTACTCTTAACCATACCTTAACATTTTATCATATTTAAAGGAAGTGGTCAAAAGATTGTGAATGCAAGTCACATGTAAGACACTTTTGATAAAATGAAATTTTCAAAAAAATGGTCTTGCTTACCTGCTTATTTTCGAATGAATTTTTCATCTTTTTCTGGAATCCCGTTTTCATCATCCACATACCGTTCAACCTCCATTTGAAGCCCGTACTTGTCCC
Proteins encoded:
- the rny gene encoding ribonuclease Y; the protein is MVSVIATILCAVIGLIAGFILRNIRLNKDQLDAETLIESAESKANDLILAAKRDAENMKNEARLVITEEGQNYRLRIEKEFEENRQELKKQENRLKQREELLDRKDDALTQKELNLDSKEDNLEQKTQQIKQREREVEKLDAVKQETLEQVAKLSTVEARDIVLKETEDSLTRDLAQMVRASEEKATVEADKRAKDILALAMQRVSGDFVSEQTVSVVSLPNDEMKGRIIGREGRNIRTFESLTGIDVIIDDTPEAVVLSGFDPIRREIARLTLEQLVQDGRIHPARIEELVEKNRKEIDKKIVEYGEQAAFEVGAHTLHPDIIKIMGRLHFRTSYGQNVLNHSIEVANLAGALAGEMGENVALAKRAGFLHDIGKALDHEIEGSHVEIGVELAKKYRENPIVINTIASHHGDTEPTSVIALLVAAADALSAARPGARRESIENYIKRLQKLEEISNNFDGVDSSFAIQAGREIRVLVNPGKINDDQAVILSHKIKQKIEEDMDYPGNIKVTVIRETRAIDYAK